A window of the Streptomyces sp. NBC_00454 genome harbors these coding sequences:
- the paaD gene encoding 1,2-phenylacetyl-CoA epoxidase subunit PaaD, with amino-acid sequence MTAAGAGASAGTRSGQTRLEVELAELAGSVPDPELPVLTLSELGVMRGVRMHEDGHVEVTLTPTYTGCPAIEAMSADIERVLTDHGIPDVTVRTVLAPAWSTDDISAEGRRKLAEFGIAPPRPHAAGGPVPLTLSVRCPHCGSTDTELLSRFSSTACKALRRCIACREPFDHFKEL; translated from the coding sequence GTGACCGCCGCCGGGGCCGGGGCCTCCGCCGGCACCCGGAGCGGGCAGACCCGGCTGGAGGTGGAGCTGGCCGAGCTGGCCGGCTCCGTCCCCGACCCCGAGCTGCCCGTGCTCACCCTCTCCGAGCTCGGCGTGATGCGCGGGGTGCGGATGCACGAGGACGGCCACGTCGAGGTCACCCTCACCCCCACCTACACCGGCTGCCCGGCCATCGAGGCCATGTCCGCGGACATCGAGCGGGTGCTGACCGACCACGGGATCCCGGACGTCACCGTGCGGACCGTGCTGGCCCCCGCCTGGTCCACCGACGACATCAGCGCCGAAGGCCGCCGCAAACTGGCCGAGTTCGGCATCGCCCCGCCGCGGCCGCACGCCGCGGGCGGACCGGTTCCGCTCACCCTGTCGGTGCGCTGCCCCCACTGCGGGTCCACCGACACCGAGCTGCTCAGCCGGTTCTCCTCCACCGCGTGCAAGGCGCTGCGCCGCTGCATCGCCTGCCGTGAACCGTTCGACCACTTCAAGGAGCTGTAG
- the paaC gene encoding 1,2-phenylacetyl-CoA epoxidase subunit PaaC, with the protein MTSTDVVHFATLCLGDDALILSHRLGEWAGHAPVLEEEVALANIALDLLGQARVLLSMAGDEDELAYLREERSFRNLQLVEQPNGDFAHTIARQLYFSLYQHELYGELARGDGPFAPLAAKAVKETAYHRDHAEQWTLRLGDGTEESRARMRAGLDGLWKYTGEMFQPVPGLDASDGGDGIDWAALEGRWLAALGDVLERAGLALPEGPRSGAWAAGAGRQGLHTESFGRLLAEMQHLHRSHPGASW; encoded by the coding sequence GTGACCAGCACCGACGTGGTCCACTTCGCCACCCTCTGCCTCGGCGACGACGCGCTGATCCTCTCCCACCGCCTCGGCGAGTGGGCGGGCCACGCCCCGGTCCTGGAGGAGGAGGTCGCGCTCGCCAACATCGCCCTCGACCTCCTCGGCCAGGCCCGCGTCCTGCTGTCGATGGCCGGAGACGAGGACGAGCTGGCGTACCTGCGCGAGGAGCGGTCCTTCCGCAACCTCCAGCTGGTCGAGCAGCCCAACGGCGACTTCGCCCACACCATCGCGCGCCAGCTCTACTTCTCCCTCTACCAGCACGAGCTCTACGGGGAACTGGCGCGCGGAGACGGCCCGTTCGCGCCTCTCGCCGCCAAGGCGGTCAAGGAGACGGCGTACCACCGCGACCACGCCGAGCAGTGGACGCTGCGGCTCGGCGACGGCACCGAGGAGAGCCGGGCCCGGATGCGGGCCGGGCTGGACGGGCTGTGGAAGTACACCGGCGAGATGTTCCAGCCCGTGCCCGGGCTCGACGCGTCCGACGGGGGCGACGGCATCGACTGGGCCGCCCTGGAGGGCCGCTGGCTGGCCGCGCTGGGCGACGTACTGGAGCGGGCCGGTCTGGCGCTGCCCGAGGGTCCCCGCAGCGGGGCCTGGGCCGCCGGAGCGGGACGTCAGGGACTGCACACCGAGTCGTTCGGTCGGCTGCTCGCCGAAATGCAGCACCTGCACCGCAGCCACCCGGGGGCATCGTGGTGA
- the paaB gene encoding 1,2-phenylacetyl-CoA epoxidase subunit PaaB produces the protein MTQNWPLWEVFVRSRRGLSHTHAGSLHAPDAEMALRNARDLYTRRGEGISIWVVPSTEITASSPDERDPFFAPSADKPYRHPTFYEIPEGVNHL, from the coding sequence ATGACGCAGAACTGGCCCCTGTGGGAGGTGTTCGTCCGCTCGCGGCGCGGCCTCTCGCACACGCACGCGGGCAGCCTGCACGCCCCCGACGCGGAGATGGCCCTGCGCAACGCCCGCGATCTCTACACCCGGCGCGGCGAGGGCATCTCGATCTGGGTGGTGCCCTCCACGGAGATCACCGCCTCCTCCCCGGACGAGCGGGACCCGTTCTTCGCCCCGTCCGCCGACAAGCCGTACCGCCACCCCACCTTCTACGAGATCCCCGAGGGAGTGAACCACCTGTGA
- the paaA gene encoding 1,2-phenylacetyl-CoA epoxidase subunit PaaA, producing the protein MVAVTPEAGQEAGIGVTDDLGTQLAAAFDAAVAADERVEPRDWMPDEYRATLVRQMAQHAHSEIIGMQPEANWITRAPSLRRKAILMAKVQDEAGHGLYLYSAAETLGTSRDELLDKLHAGKQKYSSIFNYPTLTWADVGAIGWLVDGAAITNQVPICRCSYGPYARAMVRICKEESFHQRQGFELLMALSKGTEAQHAMAQDAVDRWWWPSLMMFGPPDGESAHSAQSMAWRIKRHSNDELRQRFVDIAVPQAESLGLTLPDPDLKWNEERGHHDFGAIDWTEFWDVLKGNGPCNEERIGQRRAAHEEGAWVRDAAAAYAKKHSSAIGSTASTGSEARV; encoded by the coding sequence ATGGTGGCAGTGACCCCGGAAGCGGGGCAGGAAGCGGGTATCGGCGTGACGGACGATCTCGGCACGCAGCTCGCGGCGGCATTCGACGCGGCCGTCGCGGCCGACGAGCGCGTGGAGCCGCGCGACTGGATGCCCGACGAATACCGCGCCACCCTGGTCCGCCAGATGGCCCAGCACGCCCACTCCGAGATCATCGGCATGCAGCCCGAGGCGAACTGGATCACCCGCGCGCCCTCCCTGCGCCGCAAGGCGATCCTGATGGCGAAGGTCCAGGACGAGGCCGGCCACGGCCTGTACCTGTACAGCGCCGCCGAGACGCTGGGCACCAGCCGCGACGAGCTGCTCGACAAGCTCCACGCCGGTAAGCAGAAGTACTCCTCGATCTTCAACTACCCCACGCTGACCTGGGCCGACGTCGGCGCGATCGGCTGGCTCGTGGACGGCGCGGCGATCACCAACCAGGTCCCGATCTGCCGCTGCTCCTACGGGCCGTACGCGCGGGCCATGGTCCGGATCTGCAAGGAGGAGTCCTTCCACCAGCGGCAGGGCTTCGAACTGCTCATGGCCCTCTCCAAGGGCACCGAGGCGCAGCACGCGATGGCGCAGGACGCCGTCGACCGGTGGTGGTGGCCCTCGCTGATGATGTTCGGCCCGCCGGACGGGGAGTCTGCGCACTCGGCTCAGTCGATGGCCTGGCGGATCAAGCGCCACTCCAACGACGAACTGCGCCAGCGCTTCGTGGACATAGCCGTCCCGCAGGCCGAGTCGCTGGGCCTGACCCTGCCCGACCCGGACCTGAAGTGGAACGAGGAGCGCGGGCACCACGACTTCGGCGCCATCGACTGGACCGAGTTCTGGGACGTGCTCAAGGGCAACGGCCCCTGCAACGAGGAGCGGATCGGGCAGCGCCGCGCGGCGCACGAGGAAGGCGCCTGGGTGCGCGACGCGGCCGCGGCGTACGCGAAGAAGCATTCATCGGCAATCGGATCCACCGCAAGCACCGGAAGCGAGGCTCGGGTATGA
- a CDS encoding DUF5819 family protein has product MDSKGHEPPADGPARPPRAPGIAGLSTPYRVVTSLALAVVAIGACLHLGLVFLHVAPSNTLSKQNAGTVDGWIYPEFEQNWKLFAPNPLQQNIAVEVRVEVRTKDGELVVSNYRGLSREDGEAIRHSLLPSHTEQNELRRAWDFFTASHDEDNKSNGERGELAEQYLRRIALERLKVRTDADTSVGKGAHLAEGRIVRIQLRGATRTVAAPKWSEETTDTQTYYRELPWWTV; this is encoded by the coding sequence ATGGATTCGAAGGGGCACGAACCCCCGGCAGACGGCCCCGCGCGCCCGCCGAGGGCGCCCGGAATCGCCGGTCTGTCCACCCCGTACCGGGTCGTCACCTCCCTGGCCCTGGCGGTCGTGGCGATCGGCGCCTGCCTGCACCTGGGGCTCGTCTTCCTGCACGTGGCCCCGTCCAACACGCTGAGCAAGCAGAACGCCGGGACGGTCGACGGCTGGATCTATCCCGAGTTCGAACAGAACTGGAAGCTCTTCGCGCCCAACCCCCTCCAGCAGAACATCGCGGTCGAGGTGCGCGTGGAGGTCCGGACGAAGGACGGCGAGCTGGTGGTCAGCAACTACCGCGGGCTGTCCCGCGAGGACGGCGAGGCCATCCGGCACAGCCTGCTGCCGAGCCACACCGAGCAGAACGAGCTCCGGCGCGCCTGGGACTTCTTCACGGCCTCCCACGACGAGGACAACAAGTCGAACGGCGAGCGCGGCGAGCTCGCGGAGCAGTACCTGCGGCGGATCGCGCTGGAGCGGCTGAAGGTCAGGACGGACGCGGACACCTCCGTCGGCAAGGGCGCGCACCTGGCCGAGGGCCGGATCGTACGGATCCAGCTGCGGGGGGCGACCCGGACGGTGGCCGCACCGAAGTGGTCCGAGGAGACGACCGACACCCAGACGTACTACCGGGAGCTGCCGTGGTGGACGGTGTGA
- a CDS encoding HTTM domain-containing protein, producing MSDTVRAARAAAGRALAKVSGQALAPYQSAVVRIGFSATWLFFLLREFPNRHELYGPDGPWSWELAERLIASNHAFTVLMWSDSTLWFEIVYAVSVLSSALLMLGWRTRATSVVFMIGVLSLQNRSVFMGDGGDNVIHLMAIYLVLTRCAQVWSLDAARARRLGTATAGRAGPVLWSVLGAVFAYGGVTGGFGTLWLTAFAALWVVAALWWMVDRYEPEGDGRAVLDVLANLLHNAGMLVIAVEVCLIYATAGWYKIQGSRWQDGTALYYPLRLDYFTPWPELSGFLASSGTLVMLLTYGTVAVQVAFPFTLFNRRIKNVLLALMMLEHAGIAVLLGLPFFSLAMIAADAVFLPTAFLVWLGARVAARVPVRRPARGLQIRDLGTEPEAEQRTVGSVA from the coding sequence GTGAGCGACACGGTCCGAGCCGCCCGCGCCGCCGCCGGCCGGGCGCTGGCCAAGGTCAGCGGGCAGGCGCTGGCCCCGTACCAGAGCGCCGTGGTGCGCATCGGCTTCTCCGCCACCTGGCTGTTCTTCCTGCTGCGCGAGTTCCCGAACCGGCACGAGCTGTACGGGCCGGACGGGCCCTGGAGCTGGGAGCTGGCGGAGCGGCTGATCGCCTCGAACCACGCCTTCACAGTGCTGATGTGGTCGGACTCGACCCTCTGGTTCGAGATCGTCTACGCCGTGTCCGTGCTGTCGAGCGCGCTCCTGATGCTGGGCTGGCGGACCCGGGCGACCTCCGTGGTGTTCATGATCGGGGTGCTCTCGCTCCAGAACCGCAGCGTCTTCATGGGCGACGGCGGGGACAACGTCATCCACCTGATGGCGATCTACCTCGTGCTGACCCGCTGCGCACAGGTCTGGTCGCTCGACGCCGCCCGCGCCCGTCGCCTCGGCACGGCCACGGCCGGACGCGCGGGGCCGGTGCTGTGGTCGGTGCTCGGCGCCGTGTTCGCGTACGGGGGCGTGACCGGCGGGTTCGGCACGCTCTGGCTGACGGCCTTCGCGGCGCTGTGGGTGGTCGCGGCGCTGTGGTGGATGGTCGACCGCTACGAGCCCGAGGGCGACGGCCGGGCGGTCCTGGACGTCCTGGCGAACCTGCTGCACAACGCGGGGATGCTGGTGATCGCGGTGGAGGTCTGCCTGATCTACGCCACGGCGGGCTGGTACAAGATCCAGGGCTCGCGCTGGCAGGACGGCACGGCGCTGTACTACCCGCTGCGCCTGGACTACTTCACCCCGTGGCCCGAGCTGTCGGGCTTCCTGGCGAGCAGCGGCACGCTGGTGATGCTGCTGACGTACGGCACGGTCGCGGTCCAGGTGGCCTTCCCGTTCACCCTGTTCAACCGGCGGATCAAGAACGTGCTGCTGGCGCTGATGATGCTGGAGCACGCGGGGATCGCGGTCCTGCTGGGCCTGCCGTTCTTCTCGCTGGCGATGATCGCCGCCGACGCGGTGTTCCTGCCGACGGCGTTCCTGGTCTGGCTCGGCGCGCGGGTCGCCGCACGGGTCCCCGTACGCCGGCCGGCCCGCGGCCTGCAGATCCGGGACCTGGGGACGGAACCGGAGGCCGAGCAGCGGACCGTAGGCTCGGTGGCATGA
- a CDS encoding TrmH family RNA methyltransferase — MSEQHETSDGTERQWREAAAREDLVLLDGFHALKHALRFGADVRIVVADDPDAVRGLAHELAADVEDEVARLVLRAPLKELLGRVHPTGVAALAVRPDRDRGRARLDAMPRTAPVVVLDNPRNLGNVGAVVRLAAGFGATGVVTRGDLDPWHPNVVRAGAGLHYATTVDRVDLDSLPPGPLYALDPEGEDIRALTLPDDALLAFGSERHGISPELRARADHLVSLPMRPQVSSYNLATSVAMTLFHWGGPHPDPHDAQ; from the coding sequence ATGAGTGAGCAGCACGAGACGTCCGACGGCACCGAACGGCAGTGGCGGGAGGCCGCGGCGCGGGAGGACCTCGTGCTCCTCGACGGGTTCCACGCGCTGAAGCACGCCCTGCGCTTCGGGGCGGACGTGCGGATCGTCGTCGCCGACGATCCCGATGCCGTACGGGGCCTCGCGCACGAGCTGGCCGCGGACGTCGAGGACGAGGTGGCCCGGCTGGTGCTCCGGGCTCCGCTCAAGGAGCTGCTGGGCCGGGTCCATCCCACCGGGGTGGCGGCCCTCGCGGTCCGGCCGGACCGCGACCGAGGGCGGGCGCGGCTCGACGCGATGCCCAGGACGGCCCCGGTGGTCGTGCTGGACAACCCCCGCAACCTCGGCAACGTCGGCGCCGTCGTCCGCCTGGCCGCCGGCTTCGGAGCCACCGGCGTCGTCACCCGGGGCGACCTCGACCCCTGGCACCCCAACGTGGTCCGCGCCGGGGCGGGGCTGCACTACGCCACCACCGTCGACCGGGTGGACCTCGACTCCCTGCCGCCCGGACCGCTCTACGCGCTGGACCCGGAGGGCGAGGACATCCGTGCCCTCACCCTCCCGGACGACGCCCTGCTCGCCTTCGGCTCCGAACGCCACGGGATCTCGCCCGAGCTCCGTGCCCGCGCCGATCACCTGGTGTCCCTGCCGATGCGGCCACAGGTCTCCAGCTACAACCTGGCCACCAGCGTGGCCATGACCCTCTTCCACTGGGGCGGCCCGCATCCGGACCCGCACGACGCCCAGTAG
- a CDS encoding MerR family transcriptional regulator, which produces MHSIGEMGQGSGLGISALRFYDRAGVLVPAWVDPVTGYRWYAPEQLDEARLLARLRRSSMPLADIRLVLAAWSGGETGLVPRLLDGHLRRLEQGLADARSEFSTVRALLGHRETAMTTMTTAATTDTAAATAATRLTLPGAEIAAALDAVRFAAGTDPELPVLGGIHFDIEGGDLHLVATDRYRMAVARTSTTGHAGERVQVTVPTPLVDAMRALLADGAPAHLTVDGDKVGLETQGRQVAGQSLGEGFPDYRRLTRLPEGRRLTLDVPALRRALGEQDTEVCVLVLTDGVSVGDEDSAGDRVGVNPAYLLDALAAGDELLLEYVGPKAPLVLLRPDTEDAFSLLMPVTLDA; this is translated from the coding sequence ATGCACAGCATCGGCGAGATGGGGCAGGGCAGCGGACTGGGTATCAGCGCCCTGCGGTTCTACGACCGCGCGGGCGTCCTGGTGCCCGCCTGGGTGGACCCGGTGACCGGGTACCGCTGGTACGCCCCCGAGCAACTGGACGAGGCCCGGCTACTGGCCCGTCTGAGGCGCTCCAGCATGCCCCTCGCGGACATCCGGCTGGTGCTGGCGGCCTGGTCAGGCGGGGAAACCGGTCTGGTGCCCCGGCTGCTGGACGGGCACCTGCGCCGGCTCGAACAGGGGCTGGCCGACGCGCGCAGCGAGTTCTCCACGGTACGAGCACTACTCGGACACAGGGAGACCGCCATGACCACCATGACCACCGCCGCCACCACCGACACCGCTGCCGCCACCGCCGCCACCCGGCTGACCCTGCCGGGCGCCGAGATCGCGGCCGCGCTGGACGCCGTGCGCTTCGCCGCCGGAACCGACCCCGAGCTGCCCGTCCTCGGCGGGATCCACTTCGACATCGAGGGCGGGGACCTGCACCTGGTGGCCACCGACCGCTACCGGATGGCCGTCGCCCGCACCTCCACCACCGGCCACGCCGGCGAGCGGGTCCAGGTGACCGTGCCCACCCCGCTCGTGGACGCCATGCGCGCCCTGCTGGCCGACGGCGCCCCGGCCCACCTCACCGTGGACGGCGACAAGGTCGGGCTGGAGACCCAGGGCCGCCAGGTCGCCGGCCAGAGCCTCGGCGAGGGGTTCCCCGACTACCGCCGCCTGACCCGGCTGCCCGAGGGCCGCCGCCTCACGCTGGACGTACCGGCGCTGCGCCGCGCCCTGGGCGAGCAGGACACCGAGGTGTGCGTCCTCGTCCTGACGGACGGGGTGAGCGTCGGCGACGAGGACTCCGCCGGTGACCGGGTGGGGGTCAACCCCGCGTACCTGCTGGACGCGCTCGCCGCTGGGGACGAACTGCTGCTGGAGTACGTGGGCCCCAAGGCCCCCCTCGTCCTCCTGCGCCCCGACACCGAGGACGCCTTCTCGCTCCTGATGCCGGTCACGCTGGACGCCTGA